One Nevskiales bacterium genomic window, CGGTGTGTCGAACGTGTCGTTCTCGTTCCGCGGCAATAACCCGGTGCGTGAGGCCATCCACAGCGTATTCCTGTATCACGCCATCCGCGCCGGCATGGACATGGGCATCGTCAACGCCGGTGGCATGCCGGTGTACGACGAGATCGACCCGGAGCTGCGCGAGCGCATCGAGGACGTGATCCTCAACCGGCGCCCGGACGCCACTGAGCGCCTGCTGGAGATCGCGGAGCGGTTCCGCGGCACGGACCAGAAGCAGACGGCCGAGGACGAAGGCTGGCGCAGCCTGCCGGTGCGCGAGCGCATCAAGCACGCGCTGGTCAAAGGCATCGATGCGCATGTCGAGGCCGACACTGAGGAACTGCGCGCCGAGATCGCGGCGCACGGCGGCCGCACGCTGGAAGTGATCGAGGGCCCGCTGATGGACGGCATGAACGTGGTCGGCGACCTGTTCGGCGCCGGCAAGATGTTCCTGCCGCAGGTGGTCAAGTCCGCGCGCGTGATGAAAAAGGCGGTGGCCTACCTGATTCCCTTCATCGAGGCAGAAAAGAAACCGGGCGACGCAGTCCAGGCCAAAGGCAGGATCGTCATGGCCACGGTCAAGGGCGACGTGCACGATATCGGCAAGAACATCGTCGGCGTCGTGCTCCAGTGCAACAACTACGAAGTCGTGGACCTGGGCGTGATGGTGCCGGTCACCAGGATCCTCGAGACCGCGCGCAACGTGCAGGCCGACATCATCGGCCTGTCGGGTTTGATCACGCCTTCGCTGGACGAGATGGTGACGGTGGCCAAGGAGATGGAGCGCGAAGGCTTCACGATCCCGCTGCTGATCGGCGGCGCCACCACCTCGCGCGCGCACACCGCGGTCAAGATCGACGAGAACTACAGCCACCCGGTGATCTGGGTGAAGGACGCGTCGCGCTCGGTGCCGGTTGTGTCGGCGCTCTTGAGCGAGGAGCAGAAGCCCAGGCTGGTGGCCGAGATCGAGCGCGAGTACGCCGAGATCCGCGAGCGCCACCGCAACAAGGCGGCCAGGGAGAAGTTCATCACGCTCGCCGCTGCGCGCGCCAACAAGACGCCCATCGACTGGGCGGCCACGCCGATCGTCCGCCCGAAGAATCTCGGCGTGTTCCGGCTGCCGGACTATCCGATCGCGGACCTGCGCCCCTATATCGACTGGACCCCGTTCTTCACTGCCTGGGAGCTCAAGGGCAAGTACCCGGACATCCTCAACCAGCCGCATGTCGGGCCGGAGGCGCGAAAATTGTTTGACGACGCCAACCGCCTGCTCGACGTCCTGCAGCGCGACAAGTGGATCACCTGCAACGGCGTGTTCGGCCTGTTCCCCGCCAACCAGGTCAACGACGACGACATTGAGCTGTACACCGACGAATCGCGGCTGACGCCGCTCGCGCGCCTGCACCACCTGCGCCAGCAGACCGAGCACCGCGAGGGCGTGCCCAACCGCTGCCTGGCCGATTTCATCGCGCCGAAGCCGCTCGGCAAGGTGGACTATATCGGCGCCTTCGCCGTCACCGCGGGCATCGGCGTCAAGGAGCAGGTCGAGGAGCTCAGGGCGCGGCACGACGATTATTTCGCCATCCTGCTGGAGGCCGTCGCCGACCGCCTGGCCGAGGCCTTCGCCGAGCGCCTGCACCAGCGCGTACGTACCGAATTCTGGGGCTATGCGGCCGACGAGCAGCTGGACAACGACGCGCTGATCGCCGAGCAGTACCGCGGCATCCGCCCGGCGCCCGGCTACCCGGCCTGCCCGGAGCACACGGAAAAGGCTACGCTGTGGCACCTGCTGGACGTAAAGAACAACGCCGGCATCGAGCTCACCGACAGCTATGCCATGTGGCCCGGCGCGGCGGTCAGCGGCTGGTACTTCGCGCATCCGGCCTCGCAGTACTTCGTGGTCGGCCGCATCGATAAGGACCAGGTAGCCGATTACGCGCGTCGCAAGGGCTGGACGCTGCAGCAGGCGGAGAAATGGCTCGCGCCCAACCTCGGGTATGATCCGGAAGATTAGTCTTTATTCTTACTGAGTAGCCCGTCAAATAGTGTGTAACTTCTTGCCGTCATCCCGGCGCAGGCCGGGATCCAGTGCCTTTGTAGAATGGCGCAGAAAGTCACTGGATTCCGGCTTTCGCCGGAAAGACGGAATCGATCGG contains:
- the metH gene encoding methionine synthase translates to MTLRLSGLEPLNIGPPDGVTLFVNIGERTNVTGSARFRELIKAGDYVAALTVARQQVEAGAQIIDVNMDEGMLDGKAAMEHFLKLIASEPDIARVPVMIDSSKWEVIEAGLKCVQGKPIVNSISLKEGEAKFIEQARLCRKYGAAVVVMAFDEQGQADTLQRRKDICARAYRILTEQVGFPAEDIIFDPNIFAVATGIEEHANYGVDFIEATRWIKQNLPGALVSGGVSNVSFSFRGNNPVREAIHSVFLYHAIRAGMDMGIVNAGGMPVYDEIDPELRERIEDVILNRRPDATERLLEIAERFRGTDQKQTAEDEGWRSLPVRERIKHALVKGIDAHVEADTEELRAEIAAHGGRTLEVIEGPLMDGMNVVGDLFGAGKMFLPQVVKSARVMKKAVAYLIPFIEAEKKPGDAVQAKGRIVMATVKGDVHDIGKNIVGVVLQCNNYEVVDLGVMVPVTRILETARNVQADIIGLSGLITPSLDEMVTVAKEMEREGFTIPLLIGGATTSRAHTAVKIDENYSHPVIWVKDASRSVPVVSALLSEEQKPRLVAEIEREYAEIRERHRNKAAREKFITLAAARANKTPIDWAATPIVRPKNLGVFRLPDYPIADLRPYIDWTPFFTAWELKGKYPDILNQPHVGPEARKLFDDANRLLDVLQRDKWITCNGVFGLFPANQVNDDDIELYTDESRLTPLARLHHLRQQTEHREGVPNRCLADFIAPKPLGKVDYIGAFAVTAGIGVKEQVEELRARHDDYFAILLEAVADRLAEAFAERLHQRVRTEFWGYAADEQLDNDALIAEQYRGIRPAPGYPACPEHTEKATLWHLLDVKNNAGIELTDSYAMWPGAAVSGWYFAHPASQYFVVGRIDKDQVADYARRKGWTLQQAEKWLAPNLGYDPED